A window of the Isosphaera pallida ATCC 43644 genome harbors these coding sequences:
- a CDS encoding GH3 auxin-responsive promoter family protein, whose product MGLLRRLIGYPSTRHARALARRFLDDTKRADQVQRRVLARLLERDAASDFARRHGLTTARDLETYRRRVPIRDYDGHEPDFARVRQGDLTALFGPGVEVLMFAKTSGTTAIPKTIPVTRESLDAYRAGWKIWGIQAFDAHPDMLSQGLKPILQIAGDWRESFTPSGLPCGAITGLTARMQSPLVRLAYCLHPSVGRVKDVDTKYYLALRSALPRDLGTIIAANPATVLGIVKLAERDAATLLRDLYDGTVAPRFREAIPPETQRALSWSLSRKHRGLVRRLESLLERHGRLRPIDYWPHLQFLANWTGGTMGAYLRDYPDWFGPKPVRDVGLIASEGRMTIPIEDHTAAGILDFIHHHFEFLPEETVERAGTVHDLAQADTLEAHELVEGRRYFLLMTTAGGLRRYHIQDVVRCVGFVGKAPLLEFLNKGAHVSSLTGEKLSEFQVVAAVDQTRREFNARWMTYLVLPVWGDPPGYRLLIEADDLAGADSEYLDRLARAIDHKLRHLNEEYANRLDTRRLAPLKIELIASGSWTALQRRRLERGGTLEQYKKPCLLPDLDLFSSFRVIRPPSSASSPSTTITPF is encoded by the coding sequence ATGGGCTTGCTTCGCCGCCTTATCGGTTATCCTTCCACGCGACACGCCCGCGCGTTGGCCCGTCGCTTCCTCGACGACACCAAGCGAGCCGACCAGGTGCAACGCCGGGTTCTCGCCCGTCTTCTGGAACGCGACGCTGCCTCCGACTTCGCCCGTCGCCACGGTCTGACCACCGCCCGCGACCTGGAAACCTACCGCCGTCGGGTGCCGATCCGCGACTACGACGGTCACGAGCCGGACTTCGCCCGCGTCCGCCAAGGGGATCTTACAGCGTTGTTTGGTCCCGGCGTCGAAGTCCTCATGTTCGCCAAAACCTCCGGCACCACCGCGATTCCCAAGACGATCCCGGTCACCCGCGAGTCGCTCGACGCCTACCGCGCTGGCTGGAAAATCTGGGGCATCCAGGCATTTGATGCTCACCCCGACATGCTCAGCCAGGGTCTCAAACCCATCCTTCAAATCGCCGGCGACTGGCGGGAGTCGTTCACGCCGTCCGGACTGCCCTGCGGCGCGATCACCGGACTGACGGCTCGGATGCAAAGCCCACTGGTTCGCTTGGCCTACTGCCTGCACCCATCAGTGGGACGGGTCAAGGATGTAGACACCAAGTATTACCTGGCGCTCCGGTCCGCTCTGCCCCGCGATTTGGGCACGATCATTGCCGCCAACCCCGCCACGGTTCTGGGCATCGTCAAGCTCGCTGAACGCGACGCCGCCACCCTGTTGCGCGACCTCTACGACGGCACCGTCGCCCCCCGGTTCCGCGAAGCGATCCCGCCCGAAACTCAACGCGCTTTGTCCTGGAGCCTAAGCCGCAAACACCGCGGCTTGGTGCGCCGCCTCGAATCCCTGCTGGAACGCCACGGACGACTGCGGCCCATCGACTACTGGCCCCACCTCCAGTTCCTGGCCAACTGGACCGGCGGGACCATGGGAGCATATCTCCGCGACTACCCCGACTGGTTTGGTCCCAAGCCAGTGCGCGACGTCGGCCTCATCGCCTCCGAAGGACGCATGACCATCCCGATCGAGGACCACACCGCCGCGGGCATTCTGGACTTCATCCATCACCACTTCGAGTTCCTCCCCGAAGAGACCGTCGAACGAGCCGGCACGGTCCACGACCTCGCCCAAGCCGACACCCTGGAAGCCCACGAACTCGTTGAAGGCCGACGCTACTTTCTCCTCATGACCACCGCCGGCGGCCTGCGTCGCTACCACATCCAGGATGTCGTTCGCTGCGTCGGCTTTGTGGGCAAAGCCCCACTGCTGGAGTTCCTCAACAAAGGCGCGCACGTCTCCAGCCTCACCGGCGAAAAACTCTCGGAGTTCCAAGTGGTCGCGGCGGTGGATCAAACCCGCCGGGAGTTCAACGCCCGCTGGATGACCTACCTAGTGCTGCCGGTTTGGGGTGACCCGCCGGGCTACCGTCTGCTCATCGAAGCCGACGACCTCGCCGGGGCTGACTCTGAATACTTGGACCGCTTGGCCCGAGCGATCGATCACAAGCTGCGCCACCTCAACGAGGAGTACGCTAACCGTCTGGATACCCGACGCCTGGCTCCGCTCAAGATCGAACTCATCGCCTCCGGATCCTGGACGGCG
- a CDS encoding alpha/beta hydrolase yields the protein MSSASLLWWVIPVVVLLILLLIAFTIHCVTRYVPVIARIFEFSPQFRPRIEPTRREGQTVTFPTTGGIQLTGTYLPRRRGSRRVGVAVVCPEYLGNRWGALHYIDWLRDLGFDLFCFDFRNQGESQSDPSYHPLQWVTRHEVADVLAAVAYLDSRPDADPAGYLLFGISRGGGAALGAAAKTKRVWGVVTDGAFPVKETMLVYLKKWANTFVRFRGILPWVPDWFNHLLCRLARWSTSRRLGCRYVNVGRAAARMSPRPWLAIHGQKDQYVPVEVARALAAYASPPRLLHVVPRARHNKAYDVDPQGYRAIIETFLERFAPRLPDDRPHDPHQPARLADSPTPSSHPQVAVPLVTPKTALNPNHDPFAVTSSNPTRQVVDPVEPHSPTTLQPDSNPILTG from the coding sequence GTGTCCTCCGCGTCGCTGTTGTGGTGGGTGATCCCCGTCGTAGTTCTGCTGATCCTGCTACTGATCGCCTTTACGATCCATTGCGTGACGCGATACGTTCCGGTGATCGCGCGGATCTTTGAGTTCAGTCCCCAGTTTCGTCCCCGGATCGAGCCAACTCGACGCGAGGGTCAGACCGTCACCTTCCCCACCACGGGGGGAATCCAACTGACCGGCACCTATTTGCCGCGTCGTCGCGGGAGCCGACGGGTGGGAGTCGCCGTGGTTTGCCCGGAATATCTCGGTAATCGTTGGGGGGCCCTCCATTACATTGATTGGTTGCGCGACCTGGGATTCGACCTGTTTTGCTTCGATTTCCGTAACCAGGGCGAGAGTCAATCCGACCCGTCCTATCACCCGCTGCAGTGGGTAACCCGTCACGAGGTCGCCGACGTGCTGGCGGCCGTGGCCTATCTCGATTCGCGACCCGACGCCGACCCCGCCGGCTATCTACTCTTCGGAATCAGCCGAGGCGGTGGAGCCGCGTTGGGAGCCGCCGCCAAAACCAAGAGGGTCTGGGGAGTCGTCACCGATGGCGCTTTCCCTGTCAAGGAAACTATGCTGGTCTATCTCAAGAAGTGGGCCAACACTTTCGTCAGATTTCGGGGGATCTTGCCCTGGGTCCCGGACTGGTTCAACCACCTGCTCTGCCGACTGGCCCGCTGGTCTACCTCAAGGCGGTTGGGTTGCCGCTACGTCAACGTGGGACGGGCCGCAGCGCGGATGTCGCCTCGTCCCTGGTTGGCAATCCACGGTCAGAAGGATCAATACGTCCCCGTTGAAGTGGCGCGGGCGTTGGCCGCTTACGCCTCCCCGCCACGCCTTCTTCATGTGGTCCCCCGCGCCCGTCACAACAAGGCCTACGACGTCGATCCTCAGGGCTACCGCGCCATCATCGAGACGTTCCTAGAACGCTTTGCACCCCGTCTGCCCGACGATCGCCCGCACGACCCTCATCAGCCCGCCCGGCTCGCCGATTCACCCACGCCGTCCTCGCATCCCCAGGTCGCCGTTCCCCTCGTCACCCCCAAAACCGCGCTGAATCCCAACCACGATCCATTCGCCGTCACATCCTCCAACCCAACTCGCCAGGTTGTCGATCCGGTAGAGCCTCACTCACCCACCACGCTTCAACCCGATTCCAACCCGATCCTGACCGGTTGA
- the fabF gene encoding beta-ketoacyl-ACP synthase II, whose product MRRRVVVTGMGMVTPVGRDCASTWKALLEGRSGVGPITLFDARTFPTTFAAEVTDFQLADHLEDAARWDNYSRNTRFALAAAKQAVEDAGLETASGLDRGRFGVYLGAGEGQHDFPRFVRAVFETANTEGKVDTARFTRLAPTILNPLHEAEQEPGTPSAHVAARFGAEGLNVTCLTACAASSQAIGEATEAIRRGEADVILSGGTHSMIHPLGVTGFNLLTALSTRNDDPPRASRPFDRDRDGFVLGEGAGMLVLEELEHARRRGATIHGEVVGYGTTADAFRITDSHDEGRGAIAAMKQALADARITPDQLNYINAHGTSTQVNDSIETLAIKKALGEAAYRIPVSSTKSMMGHLIAAAGSVEAIVCLLAIRESVLPPTINLDNPDHDCDLDYVPNQARPHAVGYALSNSFGFGGQNIALILKRFDG is encoded by the coding sequence ATGCGTCGCCGCGTGGTGGTCACCGGAATGGGCATGGTCACGCCGGTAGGTCGAGACTGTGCCTCGACTTGGAAGGCGTTGCTGGAAGGTCGCAGCGGCGTCGGCCCGATCACCCTGTTCGACGCCCGGACCTTCCCCACCACCTTTGCTGCTGAGGTGACGGACTTCCAGCTGGCGGATCATCTGGAAGACGCAGCTCGTTGGGACAACTACAGCCGCAACACCCGGTTCGCCCTGGCCGCGGCCAAACAGGCGGTCGAGGACGCCGGACTGGAAACTGCCAGCGGGTTGGACCGGGGACGGTTTGGGGTCTACCTAGGAGCGGGTGAAGGTCAGCATGATTTTCCCCGGTTCGTCCGCGCGGTCTTCGAGACGGCCAACACCGAGGGCAAGGTGGACACCGCGCGGTTCACCCGCTTGGCCCCGACGATCCTCAACCCGCTTCACGAGGCCGAGCAGGAACCCGGCACCCCCTCGGCCCACGTCGCGGCCCGCTTCGGGGCCGAGGGACTCAACGTCACCTGTCTGACCGCCTGCGCGGCCAGTTCCCAGGCGATCGGCGAGGCGACCGAGGCAATTCGTCGTGGCGAGGCCGACGTGATCCTCTCGGGCGGGACCCACAGCATGATTCACCCCCTGGGCGTCACTGGCTTCAACCTGTTGACCGCGCTTTCGACCCGCAACGACGACCCCCCACGCGCCTCGCGGCCGTTCGACCGCGACCGCGACGGCTTCGTTTTAGGCGAGGGAGCCGGAATGCTCGTGCTGGAGGAACTGGAACACGCCCGTCGCCGGGGCGCGACCATCCACGGTGAGGTCGTCGGCTACGGCACCACCGCCGACGCCTTCCGCATCACCGACAGCCACGACGAGGGCCGAGGCGCGATCGCCGCCATGAAGCAGGCGCTGGCGGACGCCCGAATCACCCCCGATCAACTCAACTACATCAACGCCCACGGCACCTCCACTCAAGTCAACGACTCCATTGAAACCCTAGCGATCAAAAAGGCGCTGGGGGAGGCCGCCTACCGCATCCCAGTCTCCAGCACCAAGAGCATGATGGGCCACCTGATCGCCGCGGCCGGCTCGGTGGAGGCGATTGTCTGCCTGCTGGCGATCCGGGAGTCGGTATTACCGCCCACGATCAACCTTGACAACCCCGACCATGATTGCGACCTTGATTATGTTCCCAACCAGGCCCGACCCCATGCCGTTGGCTACGCGCTGTCCAACAGCTTTGGCTTCGGCGGTCAAAATATCGCCCTGATTCTCAAACGATTCGACGGCTGA